One Streptomyces lincolnensis genomic region harbors:
- a CDS encoding DUF1707 SHOCT-like domain-containing protein codes for MSGQISPTGKHSGPGSSPELRASHADRDRVVDVLRIAAGDGLLTADELDERLDAALSARTVRELAALTADLPAVSASTGTAVAEVKDVLRIEGVHSGAVKREGRWVVPRRLELATAWCAVTLDFTQAVITQDTLRIDMNTAGKKLTLITKPGIVVDTGALTLVHSKIKIRQAPDHGTPVTLRVELVGTTAHGRVVVRHARRTFGQWLLRKPASLPGGD; via the coding sequence ATGTCGGGACAGATCTCACCCACAGGGAAGCACTCCGGCCCCGGCTCGTCGCCCGAGCTGAGGGCCTCTCATGCGGACCGGGACCGGGTGGTGGACGTGCTGCGTATCGCGGCGGGGGACGGCCTGCTGACCGCGGACGAGTTGGACGAGCGTCTGGACGCTGCCCTGTCGGCGCGTACCGTCAGGGAACTCGCCGCGCTGACCGCTGACCTGCCGGCCGTGTCCGCTTCGACCGGCACGGCCGTGGCAGAGGTCAAGGACGTACTCCGGATCGAGGGGGTGCACAGTGGTGCGGTCAAGCGCGAGGGGCGCTGGGTGGTGCCGCGGAGGCTGGAGTTGGCCACGGCGTGGTGTGCGGTGACGCTCGACTTCACTCAGGCAGTGATCACGCAGGACACCTTGCGGATCGACATGAACACGGCGGGCAAGAAGCTGACGCTGATCACCAAGCCGGGCATCGTGGTCGATACCGGTGCCCTGACCCTCGTACACAGCAAGATCAAGATTCGTCAGGCTCCAGACCACGGGACGCCGGTCACGCTGCGCGTGGAGCTGGTCGGCACGACGGCCCACGGCCGCGTCGTGGTACGGCACGCACGGCGGACGTTCGGACAATGGCTGCTGCGCAAGCCCGCCTCGCTGCCTGGAGGCGACTGA
- a CDS encoding NADPH-dependent F420 reductase — protein sequence MKVTVIGAGAIGGNLAAKLSTAGHDVQVADARAAEATDAVQGRDVIILATPFGVAGQLAGLFALVPAKTVVIDTANYYPHLNGQIEAVDNGAVDSVWNAEQLGRPVVKAWNAALAETQRTRGVPAGTPGRLALPVAADSVEARRVAMQLVDDTGFDPYDAGTLADSWRQQPNSPAYCTELTLDELPAALAAADRAKDAAIRDSVPQRFAALGANPTLDDIVEMNRAAHR from the coding sequence ATGAAAGTTACTGTCATAGGCGCCGGTGCCATCGGCGGGAACCTTGCCGCCAAACTCAGCACGGCCGGTCACGACGTCCAGGTGGCCGACGCCCGCGCGGCGGAGGCTACCGACGCCGTCCAGGGCCGGGACGTCATCATCCTGGCCACCCCCTTCGGAGTGGCAGGCCAGCTCGCCGGCCTGTTCGCCCTGGTCCCCGCCAAGACCGTGGTCATCGACACCGCGAACTACTACCCGCACCTCAACGGGCAGATCGAGGCCGTGGACAACGGCGCAGTCGACAGCGTGTGGAACGCCGAACAGCTGGGCCGCCCCGTGGTCAAGGCGTGGAACGCCGCCCTGGCCGAGACCCAGCGGACCCGGGGTGTTCCGGCCGGAACTCCCGGCCGCCTCGCCCTCCCCGTCGCCGCCGACTCCGTGGAAGCGCGGCGTGTGGCCATGCAACTCGTGGACGACACCGGCTTCGACCCCTACGACGCCGGTACCCTGGCCGACTCCTGGCGCCAGCAGCCGAACAGCCCCGCCTACTGCACCGAACTGACCCTCGACGAGCTGCCCGCAGCCCTGGCCGCCGCCGACCGCGCCAAGGACGCGGCAATCCGCGACAGCGTCCCGCAACGCTTCGCCGCCCTCGGCGCCAACCCCACCCTGGACGACATCGTCGAGATGAACCGCGCCGCCCACCGCTGA
- a CDS encoding ATP-binding protein, giving the protein MRAHQRTHRRSVRVEYLLPDEAASARRARRLTSAFLSRSRHRMAQVEAGQIDDATLIVSELVANATRHGRSACRLRLQVSDEQVTVEVYDDNPAQPRLRPPTPDGESGRGLAIVRDLAQRFDVIPVTGGGKRVRAVLAM; this is encoded by the coding sequence ATGCGTGCGCACCAGCGTACCCATCGGCGTTCCGTACGAGTGGAGTACCTGCTGCCCGACGAGGCCGCCTCGGCCCGACGGGCGCGGAGGCTGACCTCAGCGTTTCTTTCCCGTTCGCGCCACCGAATGGCACAGGTGGAGGCCGGGCAGATCGACGACGCCACGCTCATCGTGTCCGAGCTGGTCGCCAACGCCACCCGCCATGGCCGCAGCGCTTGCCGATTGCGCCTCCAGGTGTCCGACGAACAGGTGACCGTCGAGGTCTACGACGACAATCCGGCCCAGCCCCGCCTGCGACCGCCCACGCCCGACGGCGAGAGCGGACGCGGCCTGGCCATCGTGCGGGACCTGGCGCAGCGCTTCGACGTCATCCCGGTCACCGGCGGCGGCAAGCGTGTCCGCGCGGTGCTGGCCATGTGA
- a CDS encoding nitroreductase: MPGTTSAFTDIARSRRSPRQFLPTALSPSDIRGVLEDAQTAPSNSNTQPWTVHVVSGAARDALAKELLRAEEEGRTSPDFTDGYGEEGVYVERSQALGASVYRVRGVERSDRDGRREAVRENLEFYGAPHAAFLFMPALGDGVRTAGDIGMYAQNFLLSLAARGLAGIPQTILGVYADTVREFLGVPAELKLLFGISFGMADPAAPVNTLRTERVPLQRSVVVHDTPGVLDRP; encoded by the coding sequence TTGCCCGGCACCACATCAGCCTTCACCGACATCGCACGCTCCCGACGCTCCCCCCGGCAGTTCCTGCCCACCGCCCTGTCCCCTTCCGACATCCGCGGCGTGCTGGAAGACGCACAGACCGCCCCCTCGAACAGCAACACCCAGCCGTGGACAGTTCACGTCGTCTCGGGTGCGGCTCGGGACGCCCTGGCCAAGGAGCTGCTCCGGGCCGAGGAGGAGGGGCGGACCTCCCCGGATTTCACCGATGGCTACGGCGAGGAGGGCGTCTACGTCGAGCGGTCACAGGCCCTGGGCGCGAGTGTCTACCGGGTCCGGGGCGTCGAGCGCTCGGACCGGGACGGCAGGAGGGAGGCGGTCCGCGAGAACCTGGAGTTCTACGGCGCTCCCCATGCCGCCTTCCTGTTCATGCCGGCACTCGGCGACGGGGTACGGACGGCCGGCGACATCGGCATGTACGCGCAGAACTTCCTGCTCTCACTGGCGGCGCGAGGGCTGGCCGGCATCCCGCAGACCATCCTCGGCGTCTACGCCGACACCGTCCGCGAGTTCCTGGGTGTCCCCGCGGAGCTCAAGCTGCTGTTCGGCATCTCCTTCGGCATGGCCGACCCGGCGGCACCGGTGAACACACTCCGCACGGAGAGGGTTCCGCTCCAGCGGAGCGTGGTCGTCCATGACACCCCGGGAGTCCTCGACAGGCCGTAG
- a CDS encoding peptidoglycan-binding domain-containing protein yields MSTRRSRRLASLTLTGALLTGTLAVSFAAAPAASAHGTYRHCTYSVSMFVDNNRDLRAPLPWGWNESTATSTCYLANGDVGSRTDSAVTAVQRALKKCYSADLTLDGDFGDLTEAALRRAQTASGARVDGEYGPNTRDHIKWPVYRESTGQFVKCSKESSMTPVYIP; encoded by the coding sequence ATGAGCACTCGTAGAAGCCGCCGTCTCGCCAGCCTCACCCTCACAGGCGCCCTGCTCACCGGCACACTCGCCGTGTCGTTCGCGGCGGCCCCCGCGGCATCGGCGCACGGCACCTACCGGCACTGCACCTACAGCGTCAGCATGTTCGTCGACAACAACCGGGACCTGAGGGCGCCGCTCCCCTGGGGTTGGAACGAGTCCACCGCGACCTCCACCTGCTACCTGGCCAACGGTGATGTCGGCAGCAGAACCGATTCCGCCGTCACGGCTGTGCAGCGAGCGCTGAAGAAGTGCTACTCCGCCGATCTCACGCTCGACGGGGATTTCGGTGACCTGACGGAAGCCGCCCTCAGGAGGGCGCAGACCGCCTCGGGTGCGAGGGTTGACGGCGAGTACGGTCCCAACACCCGCGACCACATCAAGTGGCCGGTCTACCGGGAGAGCACAGGGCAGTTCGTCAAGTGCTCCAAGGAGTCGAGCATGACCCCGGTGTACATCCCGTGA
- a CDS encoding Lrp/AsnC family transcriptional regulator → MTESLDATDWAILTEVQRDGRIPFTELARRVNLSASATKERVRRLEEAEVITGYRAEVNPERTGYPVMAVVRLKYPGPGTRHEPLRRLLEERPEILECLRTTGDDCYVMKVAATSMAHLEEIVDELAEFGSTTTNLVLSRTLPLRGPGVPRVNTGR, encoded by the coding sequence ATGACCGAGAGTCTCGACGCGACGGACTGGGCGATCCTGACAGAAGTCCAACGGGACGGCCGTATTCCGTTCACCGAGCTTGCACGGCGGGTGAACCTGAGCGCGTCGGCAACCAAGGAGCGCGTACGCCGACTTGAGGAGGCCGAGGTGATCACCGGGTACCGCGCGGAGGTGAACCCGGAGCGGACCGGTTACCCGGTGATGGCGGTGGTCCGGCTCAAGTACCCGGGGCCGGGAACCCGGCACGAGCCGCTGCGCCGGCTGCTGGAGGAGCGCCCGGAGATCCTGGAGTGCCTGCGCACCACCGGAGACGACTGTTACGTCATGAAGGTGGCGGCCACGTCGATGGCCCACCTGGAGGAGATCGTCGACGAGCTGGCCGAGTTCGGGAGCACCACCACCAACCTCGTCCTGAGCCGGACGCTCCCGTTGCGTGGTCCGGGGGTGCCTCGGGTGAACACCGGCAGGTAG
- a CDS encoding TIGR03619 family F420-dependent LLM class oxidoreductase produces the protein MKIGVNVPNFGPGTDPGLLRSWAQTVEGLGFDLLMISDHIAITPDVAERYPAPFYEPFTTLSWLAGLTTRIQLGTTVLIAPYRHPLLTARMAANLNDLSGGRLVLGVGVGWARQEFTALGIPFSQRGQLTDSHLRDIRAAWKDTASYGDRRIPVWVGGNSDAGLRRAVRLGDAWHPLHPTVPWLREAAHRLETYADEQHLPAPALAPRIALRLTEEPVDTAERLAGEGTIDQVMDDLDQLRLLGAESVVLDTYPGDPHATCHPQAAWQALATVAARLLPPSTPPRTTPEQS, from the coding sequence ATGAAGATCGGCGTGAACGTCCCGAATTTCGGCCCGGGCACTGACCCCGGACTGTTGCGAAGCTGGGCCCAGACCGTGGAGGGCCTGGGCTTCGACCTGCTGATGATCTCGGACCACATAGCCATTACGCCGGATGTCGCCGAGCGCTATCCGGCACCCTTCTACGAGCCCTTCACCACCTTGTCCTGGCTGGCCGGCCTCACCACCCGTATCCAGCTCGGCACGACGGTCCTCATCGCGCCCTACCGGCACCCGCTGCTCACCGCCCGCATGGCGGCCAATCTGAATGATCTGAGCGGCGGCCGACTGGTCCTCGGCGTGGGAGTGGGCTGGGCGCGGCAGGAGTTCACCGCTCTCGGCATCCCGTTCTCCCAGCGCGGACAGCTGACCGACAGCCACCTGCGGGACATCCGGGCCGCCTGGAAGGACACCGCCTCCTACGGAGACCGCCGGATCCCGGTGTGGGTCGGCGGCAACAGCGACGCGGGGCTGCGCCGGGCCGTACGACTCGGAGACGCGTGGCATCCGCTGCACCCCACCGTGCCGTGGCTGCGCGAAGCCGCACACAGGCTGGAGACGTACGCGGACGAGCAACACCTGCCCGCGCCCGCCCTGGCTCCCCGCATCGCCCTGCGACTCACCGAGGAACCGGTCGACACAGCGGAACGGCTCGCCGGTGAGGGCACCATCGACCAGGTCATGGACGACCTCGACCAACTGCGGCTGCTGGGCGCCGAGTCCGTCGTCCTCGACACCTACCCGGGCGACCCCCACGCGACATGTCACCCGCAGGCGGCCTGGCAGGCCCTCGCCACCGTGGCCGCGCGCCTTCTCCCGCCCAGCACCCCACCCCGCACCACGCCGGAGCAGTCATGA
- a CDS encoding SDR family oxidoreductase: MKMTGNTILITGGTSGIGLGLALRLHEAGNKVVVAGRRKELLDEITAEHPGIDALVLDVADPDSIARARESVAASHPGLNVLVNNAGIMLPENLLDPAELAVAEDHVTVNLLGTIRMTYAFLPLIAGKDDAVVMNVTSALAYVPYAIAPTYGATKAGLHSFSESLRIQLAGADAGIQVIEMVPPGVRTTLMGQQEAENAMPLDDFLTEALGLLREKPDAKEIVVERAGFLRDAVANGSYGDVLAMINSS, translated from the coding sequence ATGAAGATGACCGGCAACACGATTCTGATCACCGGCGGAACCTCGGGCATCGGCCTCGGTCTGGCCCTGCGTCTGCACGAGGCCGGCAACAAGGTGGTCGTCGCCGGCCGGCGCAAGGAACTCCTCGACGAGATCACGGCCGAGCACCCGGGCATCGACGCACTCGTCCTCGATGTCGCGGACCCCGACTCGATCGCCCGGGCCCGCGAGAGCGTGGCGGCGAGCCACCCGGGGCTGAACGTCCTGGTCAACAACGCCGGCATCATGCTGCCGGAGAACCTCCTCGACCCGGCCGAACTCGCGGTCGCCGAGGATCACGTCACGGTCAACCTGCTCGGCACGATCCGGATGACGTACGCCTTCCTGCCCCTGATCGCGGGCAAGGACGACGCGGTCGTCATGAACGTCACCTCCGCGCTGGCGTACGTCCCGTACGCGATCGCTCCGACCTACGGTGCGACCAAGGCCGGGCTGCACTCCTTCTCCGAGAGCCTGCGCATCCAGCTCGCCGGTGCCGACGCCGGCATCCAGGTGATCGAGATGGTCCCGCCGGGCGTGCGCACGACCCTGATGGGCCAGCAGGAAGCCGAGAACGCCATGCCGTTGGACGACTTCCTCACCGAGGCTCTCGGCCTGCTGCGTGAGAAGCCCGACGCGAAGGAGATTGTCGTCGAGCGCGCCGGGTTCCTCCGCGACGCGGTGGCCAACGGCTCCTACGGCGACGTCCTCGCCATGATCAACAGCAGCTGA
- a CDS encoding TetR/AcrR family transcriptional regulator, translated as MIIQTAIPLIAEYGTAVTTAKIARAAGIGEGTIFRVFADKDELLQACMAEAFSPEHAVRELDAIDVSQPLPDRLAEAAEALQAHLSRMGAIAGSLGHRGGKHPGTVRGAGRTESTARLHAALAELLEPDKAALRRPPEQIAALFFGLLFTQPRTDDEPDLTPQELVEVFLHGALSEGAK; from the coding sequence TTGATCATCCAGACCGCGATTCCGCTGATCGCCGAGTACGGCACCGCGGTGACGACCGCGAAGATCGCCCGCGCTGCAGGCATCGGCGAGGGGACGATCTTCCGGGTCTTCGCCGACAAGGATGAACTGTTGCAGGCTTGCATGGCCGAGGCGTTTTCGCCGGAGCACGCGGTCCGCGAGCTCGACGCGATCGACGTATCCCAGCCGCTGCCCGACCGGCTCGCGGAGGCAGCCGAGGCGCTCCAGGCCCACCTGTCCAGGATGGGCGCGATCGCCGGCTCGCTGGGTCATCGCGGCGGCAAGCACCCCGGGACGGTGCGCGGCGCCGGGCGCACCGAGTCGACGGCCCGTCTTCACGCGGCCCTCGCGGAGCTGCTGGAGCCCGACAAGGCCGCCCTGCGCCGGCCGCCGGAGCAGATCGCGGCCCTCTTCTTCGGGCTGCTCTTCACCCAGCCGCGTACGGATGACGAGCCCGACCTGACCCCGCAGGAACTGGTGGAAGTCTTTCTGCACGGAGCGCTCTCGGAGGGCGCCAAGTAG
- a CDS encoding nucleoside deaminase codes for MTTPDDHTLLRQAISLAAKARASGNPPFGSLLAGPDGTILAEEHNSTLTDNDVTAHPELKLARWAARELDAQTAAGTTMYTSCQPCGMCEAVIQWAGLRRVVFALSNEQLLDIRPGSSRPPVPQDGPALLDEVRAAVEPYYR; via the coding sequence ATGACGACACCCGACGACCACACCCTCCTCCGACAGGCCATCTCTCTCGCCGCCAAGGCACGCGCGAGCGGCAACCCGCCCTTCGGATCTCTGCTGGCAGGGCCGGACGGGACGATCCTGGCCGAGGAGCACAACAGCACCCTCACCGACAACGACGTCACCGCACACCCGGAACTCAAACTGGCGAGGTGGGCCGCACGAGAGCTCGACGCGCAGACGGCGGCAGGCACCACCATGTACACCAGCTGCCAGCCGTGCGGGATGTGCGAGGCCGTCATCCAATGGGCAGGGCTACGGCGGGTGGTGTTCGCCCTGTCCAACGAACAGCTCCTGGACATCAGGCCGGGCAGCAGCCGACCGCCCGTGCCGCAGGACGGCCCCGCGCTCCTCGACGAGGTACGGGCCGCGGTCGAGCCCTACTACCGCTGA
- a CDS encoding FhaA domain-containing protein — translation MERWSNALWTLLTPPAHRQHHPSELVRTLHRECDDGALILDRERILVPNAFVVELPPQAHHQLTVNSGQLGSHLSNQVRQHAAEHGYTFAGPVAVHLVPIQGDDIARFRVRSSIAPIPDTTMEEPDPHYG, via the coding sequence ATGGAGCGCTGGAGCAATGCGCTGTGGACCTTGCTCACCCCGCCCGCCCACCGACAGCACCATCCTTCGGAGCTGGTCAGAACGCTGCACCGGGAATGCGATGACGGCGCCTTGATCCTGGACCGGGAACGCATCCTGGTGCCCAACGCCTTCGTCGTCGAACTGCCCCCGCAAGCGCACCACCAACTGACAGTCAACAGTGGACAGTTGGGCAGCCATCTGTCGAACCAGGTGCGCCAGCACGCCGCGGAACACGGCTACACGTTCGCCGGACCGGTCGCGGTCCACCTCGTCCCGATACAGGGCGACGACATCGCCCGTTTCCGTGTCCGCAGCAGCATCGCCCCCATCCCGGACACCACCATGGAAGAACCGGACCCGCACTACGGGTGA
- a CDS encoding TetR/AcrR family transcriptional regulator: MSAGEQRGRKPRADVQRNRAALLETAQRHFLRHGVGTSLEAVAKEAGVGPGTLYRHFPTREALLAAVLQTRSEELVARQADIERLGDPAEALEQWLRAMEDYFSAFSGLPDPLMAAARAQEPDNPLTIPCGILITATDQYVRAAQLAGRVRASVRGNDLFLAACSIAWIKGNGAEEESLDRLRTLIASGYRRPDTQA; the protein is encoded by the coding sequence ATGAGCGCCGGCGAGCAGCGGGGACGCAAGCCCCGCGCGGACGTCCAGCGCAACCGCGCGGCCCTGCTGGAGACCGCGCAGCGTCACTTCCTGCGACACGGGGTCGGTACCTCTCTTGAGGCGGTGGCGAAGGAGGCGGGTGTGGGGCCCGGCACTCTGTACCGGCACTTCCCCACCCGGGAGGCGCTGCTGGCGGCCGTGCTCCAGACGCGCTCCGAGGAGCTGGTGGCCCGCCAGGCGGACATCGAGCGGCTCGGCGACCCGGCCGAGGCACTGGAGCAGTGGCTGCGGGCGATGGAGGACTACTTCAGCGCCTTCAGCGGACTGCCGGACCCGCTCATGGCCGCGGCCCGGGCGCAGGAGCCGGACAACCCGCTCACCATCCCCTGCGGCATCCTCATCACCGCCACCGACCAGTACGTGCGCGCCGCGCAGCTCGCGGGACGGGTGCGCGCGTCGGTGCGGGGCAACGACCTGTTCCTCGCGGCCTGCTCGATTGCCTGGATCAAGGGCAACGGCGCCGAGGAGGAATCACTCGACCGGCTCCGCACCCTCATCGCCAGCGGCTACCGCCGGCCGGACACCCAGGCGTAA
- a CDS encoding helix-turn-helix transcriptional regulator: MDKKELAAFLRHRREMLRPRDVGLVEGARRRTQGLRREEVAQLAGMSTDYYARLEQQRAPQPSVQITAALARALRLSLDERDHLFVLIGHNAPARFERSEHVSPPLMRVLDRLDDSPALVQTDMVDTLAMNPLAVALLGDQTRHTGLARSGYYRWFMDPAERLMVPEENRERHGRAQAARLRAALTAGSDTPRAARILAELREHSPEFVRMWELQEVAQRYEDCKTILHPEFGRIDVDAQVLLTENRAQMLVVLTTRPGTESHSKLELLSVVGQQQLTS, from the coding sequence ATGGACAAGAAGGAACTGGCGGCATTCCTGCGCCACAGGCGTGAGATGTTGCGCCCCCGCGACGTCGGGCTGGTCGAGGGGGCGCGCAGGCGCACGCAGGGGCTGCGCCGCGAGGAGGTCGCGCAGCTCGCCGGCATGTCCACCGACTACTACGCGCGGCTGGAGCAGCAGCGTGCTCCGCAGCCCTCGGTCCAGATCACCGCGGCTCTGGCCCGGGCGCTGCGGCTGTCCCTGGACGAACGCGACCATCTGTTCGTGCTCATCGGCCACAACGCCCCGGCCCGCTTTGAGCGCTCCGAACATGTCAGCCCGCCGCTGATGCGGGTCCTGGACCGCCTGGACGACTCCCCGGCCCTGGTGCAGACGGACATGGTCGACACCCTCGCGATGAACCCGTTGGCCGTCGCGCTGCTCGGTGACCAGACCCGCCACACCGGTCTGGCCCGCAGCGGCTACTACCGCTGGTTCATGGACCCGGCTGAACGTCTGATGGTTCCCGAGGAGAACCGCGAACGCCACGGCCGCGCCCAGGCGGCACGCCTGCGGGCCGCGCTCACCGCCGGCAGCGACACCCCCCGAGCCGCCCGCATCCTCGCCGAACTCCGGGAACACAGCCCCGAGTTCGTCCGGATGTGGGAACTTCAGGAGGTCGCCCAACGCTACGAGGACTGCAAGACCATCCTCCATCCCGAGTTCGGCCGCATCGACGTCGACGCCCAGGTGCTGCTCACCGAGAACCGGGCCCAGATGCTGGTGGTGCTGACCACTCGTCCCGGCACGGAGAGCCACAGCAAACTCGAACTGCTCTCCGTCGTAGGGCAGCAGCAGCTCACCTCCTGA
- a CDS encoding NtaA/DmoA family FMN-dependent monooxygenase (This protein belongs to a clade of FMN-dependent monooxygenases, within a broader family of flavin-dependent oxidoreductases, the luciferase-like monooxygenase (LMM) family, some of whose members use coenzyme F420 rather than FMN.) yields the protein MTSRQMTLGMQFSGGYGAAPGAWRLPGANLNSYTDMDQFVRYAQAAERGKIQLLFIADTPVLDVDLDRHAPHHMIDPLLILTVLARETERIGLVTTASTTFTEPYNLARQFKALDVISHGRAGWNAVTTSDPAAAANFGATIPPRAEKYERAHEVIQIVQALWGSWEKDAWLLDVDGKRFADMDKIQPVNLQGKHVASRGPLPIPPSEQGQPVIFQAGGGSYGLELAGRHASGVYANPYTIEDARAQRQALRDAAKRAGRDPDEVKMLAGFMPTIAPSRQAALQRRRFLDEVVDLDQRVRYLGAMIGLSLGPGRLDEPLTADQLADAIPSPHDPRSTRALEVAREGWPLRDVLAHGVIDYHPVVAGTAADVADHMQQWFEAGACDGFSIAVDSYHDGFDTFVDQVVPILQERGLFHDDYEGPTLRENLGAHKQYGLDPRLTKPARS from the coding sequence ATGACAAGCCGACAGATGACACTGGGCATGCAGTTCAGCGGCGGATACGGGGCCGCACCCGGGGCCTGGCGGCTGCCGGGTGCGAACCTGAACAGCTACACGGACATGGACCAGTTCGTGCGGTACGCGCAGGCCGCCGAGCGCGGCAAGATCCAGCTGCTGTTCATCGCCGACACCCCGGTCCTGGACGTCGACCTCGACCGCCATGCCCCGCACCACATGATCGACCCGCTGCTGATCCTGACCGTCCTCGCGCGTGAGACCGAGCGGATCGGCCTGGTCACCACCGCATCCACCACGTTCACCGAGCCCTACAATCTCGCCCGCCAGTTCAAGGCCCTGGACGTGATCAGCCACGGCCGGGCCGGCTGGAACGCGGTGACCACCTCCGACCCCGCCGCCGCGGCCAACTTCGGCGCGACGATCCCACCGCGCGCGGAGAAGTACGAGCGTGCCCACGAGGTCATCCAGATCGTGCAGGCACTGTGGGGCAGCTGGGAGAAGGACGCCTGGCTCCTCGACGTCGACGGCAAGCGGTTCGCCGACATGGACAAGATCCAGCCGGTCAACCTGCAAGGCAAGCACGTGGCCTCCCGCGGACCGCTGCCCATCCCCCCGTCCGAGCAGGGCCAGCCAGTCATCTTCCAAGCAGGCGGCGGCAGTTACGGCCTGGAACTCGCGGGTCGTCACGCCAGCGGCGTCTACGCCAATCCGTACACCATCGAGGACGCCCGGGCTCAGCGCCAGGCCCTGCGGGACGCCGCCAAGCGCGCCGGACGCGACCCGGACGAGGTGAAGATGCTCGCCGGCTTCATGCCGACCATCGCCCCCTCCCGCCAGGCCGCCCTTCAGCGGCGCCGCTTCCTGGACGAGGTCGTCGACCTGGACCAACGCGTCCGCTACCTCGGCGCCATGATCGGCCTCTCGCTCGGCCCCGGCCGGCTCGACGAGCCGCTGACCGCGGACCAACTCGCCGACGCCATACCCAGCCCGCACGACCCGCGCTCCACGCGCGCCCTCGAAGTGGCCCGGGAAGGCTGGCCCCTGCGCGACGTGCTCGCCCACGGCGTCATCGACTACCACCCGGTGGTCGCCGGCACCGCCGCCGACGTGGCCGACCACATGCAGCAGTGGTTCGAGGCAGGAGCCTGCGACGGCTTCTCGATCGCTGTCGACAGCTACCACGACGGCTTCGACACCTTCGTCGACCAGGTCGTCCCCATCCTCCAGGAACGCGGCCTGTTCCACGACGACTACGAAGGCCCCACCCTGCGCGAGAACCTCGGCGCCCACAAGCAGTACGGCCTCGACCCACGCCTCACGAAGCCGGCCCGGTCATGA